actaaccAAAGCTTTGTTCCTACTAAAGAAGAGCTCAAGAAAATGGGTATCATAGTTCCAGTTCTGACTCTTGTCTTCCTCTTACTAACCACAATGAGCCATGCTGCCTCCAAACCGAGGGTGATTCTGGTCGGCGGATCTGCACAGGCATGGAAGGTTCCAGATTCTCCCAGCAACACTCTGAATCACTGGGCTGAGAACAATCGTTTCAAAGTCGGAGACATTCTCGGTACTCTTTTATTTATTCATCTCTTCACATCCATAATATCCATTTCACAAGTTTGGTTTACTAATGATTTTTTCGTTTATATTCCAGAagcatatcatatatatataaaatatatatatatatatatatatatatatatatattttatttatttgatatactATATGGTTTTATAATGATGAATTCATATCCATTTCACAAATTTGGTTAACTTTATTTTTCCTTTATACTCCGGAAACATGATTTCATGCAATCATATCACATATTTGATATACTATAAGGTTTTATAATGATCATCAACTCATGCATAAATATCCATTTCAAaagtttggtttagttttgatccaaaaaaaaagaagtttggtTTAGCTTTGACATGATATATATGGTTTTACAACGATGTGATCTGTGTTCATGCATGCATGTGGATTATTAGTGTGGAAGTACGACGCGAAAGTTGATTCGGTGTTACAAGTTACAAAAGAAGATTATGATAGTTGTAACACAGAAAAGCCCTTGAAGCAATTCAATGATGGAGACACAAAGTTCGAGCTAGACAATTCAGGAGCTTACTTCTTCATCAGTGGTGCTCCTAATCACTGTGCTAAAGGCCAGAAGATTCAACTTGTTGTATTGGCTGAACGCAAtcctggtggtggtggtggtggtagcGCTGACCGCGGCGCCGGTGACAATCCTAAGGTTACTCCTGTTAGTCCTCCGGCTAACACTCCAGCTCCAGCTCCAGCCCATAACGCTGCGGGTGGATTGGATGTTGGAAGCGGTTTGTTCTTGGCAGCGTTTGCGATTGGTTTGGCTATGGCTTAGAGGGATTGTGTAATGACCCCAACCCTAGGCTTTGCCCAAGGGTCAAGTCATTtttctttagagagagagagagagagagagagagagagagagagagagagagagagagagagagagagagagagagagagagagagagagagagagagagagagagagagagggaaggaAGAAGCTCACCAAGAGTCCTCGCCGGAGCCACCGCACGCCAGGACGTCATCAAGCTCGTCATCACCATCAACCGCAGCTCGAGGTAACCGGAAACCGCCATGTTTTGAGTTATGTTTCGGTCGTTTtagtaaatcgatcataacttTCTAACCGTAGTGAATCTCGTGCATCCAAggccatcatcgtgttcctctcgtcaagacgaagccgtagacaccaaccgCGTCGCGATCGGAGCCTGGACGAAGCCGTACGCGCCCCCCGAAGATTCGCCTCTGCGCGCGCGTGAGTTACACGCGCCGCCGTCGGACCACCGTCCTCCGCCGCAGCGccgccgccggaccaccgttctccgccgtcgccgccggtgaccgacaccggtgactcgccggcgactcgctaactcggccgagtcgacccggtgagtcaactcggttgactcggttaaccggTTGGTTAGCCGGTTTGAATTGATTTCAATTCGGTTAGGCTAAACCGGTCGGTTTaaatcaattggaaatcggttaggataaaccggattaattaattaaataattaattaattaattaattaattaattaaataattaatctttgaccagcgggttgacttttccgtaaatacccgttttaaaccgttcgaaaggcgttctgactcgaaatttcgatctgatttcagatttggagtccatttgagcagctggagttcatatataccacttctcttcattgctaaggtgagggctactccgttaaatcccgagctagtttagtactaccgttatggaaagtttagtttcgaaacatgatccgtctctgtgaatcgagtctgtttgagagtcttgcttgtttattattattattgattgttaaaccggaaataggataatagaggattcaacggttgattgaaatgattgatgttaagaattgttatatatatgtatatatatgcgagtccatgttttggagatttgcggggtgcagagacgtttgcactgGCTGCCTATGTTTGAGGAGttttgcggggtgcagagacgtttgcactggctgccatgtttgtggagatttgcgggggtacagagacgtttgtacttACGACGCCTTAGAGATTTGCGGGGTGCAGTGTGGACTACTGTGCCAGCGACGCCTgtagagttatatatatttttatccttatgaggaaatgTGATATGCTATTATCGCATTGGTTGTATCATGTCTAGTCCACTAGACACATGTGATtgttctgtgtggtgtaataggcaccgtgattgtctcatgctagagctagacctacatagttgtagtgctatgaactgagtcagtggtttgcggtttagcatcccatacctcactgggcgattcccctgtcgctcacccctccttatttccccctttcaggtgagaccgatgagcaggagtgatttttcggaccggtgctattgggcttttgggcttctatcgttttatcgattttatcgttatcgggcctctaggcctttggacttttatcgttATGGTATTTCGTATTTTGGATTCTCGGTTTATGTCGTACCTTATGTTTcggattttaatttatattatggaATTCATGCGTGGATGTggactttcaaatatttatatatggatatttcagatatttgtatttatcgaagtatttttactatttcgaaagtgacgggtgtcacagATTGGTCGTGAGAATGTAGCGTTTATCGTTTCCAAATTTTAGCagcattttttcttcttcagattgttatattttcttttgttccttgtttttaaatataaaagatctctctctctctctctctcttttgattTGTGTTATGGGATTCACTCTCGAAAGTCTATTCTTACgggatttttttgtaactgaattcTTACGACGGGTCGAATCATGATTTGGGATActtaaaaacaacatttgtcAGCTCTAATACAAGTACattataaaaattcataacaagACAATGTCAATATATCACAATGCATATTGTAAGTATATTGATAGGTCATGGGTTGATATTATACAATTTTAGAAAATACATCGGTTATTAGTGgcttttaattaatttgtcAATCCcaattaagaaattatttatgattaatttcttaCTAGTAAAGTCGTTTCAATTAGAGATTTCATATCATCGTTTCTGAAGCAAATAGTTATAAAGTAGTGTGAAACGGATGTACTAGTAATTAGTTTCCGAAGCAAATCCGGATCTGTCCCACCCCTAGTATTCAATGACAAACGGCATGCTGATGCAGTGTACAATGACAAACGGCATGCTGTCCCACCCCTAGTATTCAATGCTGATGCAGTGTCACCGCTCTATAAGATTAAGATGTGTGACCCTTTCAAAGTTAATGGTAAGGCAATAAAGTTTGTCTTTCTGAAGAACACAACACACTGGTGAGTTCTTGAAGCGGTCCTGTTGCTGATAAGTTTTGAATCAGTCTTTGCTCCACATAAGGACTTGTAGATTATATATACTGCTCACTCAAAGTGAGATGAGTCTCCAGTTCATGTATTGAGTCTTTTTTAGCTGCTGCTTCGAGAGGAAGACGTAGTGGTGTAACCGCATTATAAGATGTGATCCTTTCAAAGTTTATGATAAGAAACCATGGAGATTAAGTGAGTTTGCAAGAAATATCACTGTGAGATCGGATCTTTCAGGAGCTGCAACTCCTGACTTTACTTATCCGGAACCAGGTTTACATCTGCTTTGCTAGAttattcttcattttgtttgtttctgtcTCTGTATACACAACCCTTTCCTgtctttaaattttgaagtgtAGAGATTAAGTTGAGCTCAAGACTCAGAGGGATATATATGCTTTCGTCTCGTTGCtgccatctctacaatttttcTCATTGTTCTTATGATTATTGGCAATTCTTTCGTCGTCCTCTTGGACCGCTATAGGAGAAAGTATCATCACTTCATTGCTAAAATTTGGGCTTCCATTAGCATCTATCCGTTTTATAAAATCGACATCCAAGGCTTGGAGAATCTGCCTCCATCAGACACTCCTGCTGTATATGTATCAAACCCACCAAAGTTTTCTAGATATATACACACTTCTCAGCCTTGGCCAAAGCTATAAGTTCATCAGCAAGACAGGGATATTCATGATTCTGGTTATCGGTTGGGCCATGTGGATGATGGGCGTGGTACCCTTGAAGCGGATGGAACCAAGAAGCCAAGTGGTATTCAAGTGTTAAAACTCATAATTCATAACTCTTTTGCGTTTTTATAGGATTTTGCTTAAAACGTTGCATGGAGCTAGTAAAGAAAGGAACATCTGactgaatttgtttttttagtttgatttgTATTGTAACACTAAGAAACAGGTGGTGGTaatataaaatgattatttctgattgttttcatgtttttccTTAATGTCTGTTGAAGATAATAAATATGAAGGAAGTTGCAGGTTTTCATGGCAAAGCAAACTAAACATGCTCAGATTTGACCTTTCAGAAAGTTTTTACAGAGCTTCTGCCATAGATCCTTGTCTGGTTCCGCGGTCTCCATCGTACTCTTAGCCTTATCCGcaaactcttgctgaaaaaaaaaaatccaagaaaaagaTGGATCACATTGCAATACTTATACGTTAAACGACATAGAGGGGGGGGCATGAACAAACCTCCATAAGCTTCATGTTGAGGACACGGTCGACGATCTCAAAGAGAATCTCTTTGTTATACTCGGGATGACCTTGGATGCATAGTAAGTGGTCTCCAATAGAGAACATCTCGACTTGGCATACCTCGGAAGAGGCCAAGACTGTGGCAGAGTCAGGGAGTTCCAACACTTCGTCCTGATGGCATTTTACAATGGCTAAAGATGCCGGGACCTCGTCTCCAAAGTAAAGGCCGAGTTTCTCGGTGTCCTTTGATATGGTTATGGTTCTCAGTCCCATGTCTGGGCCTTGACGAGCCCTTCCTATTTTCCCTCCTTTGACTCTAGTTATTATCTggaccaaaaaaagaagaagagagaaacactTTATGGATCAAACAAAACCGCTTAATCAATTTGCAAGGCACTTAAACACATCAccacaaaaataataatctctTCATGCCAATGAATCAAAAAGATCATTTACAATTCATCCATTTAGAGGAGAAAGTAAAATGATTCGACAGTGCCAAAAGCATTTGACTTTCTCTTCAGAGACTTAAACTAGAGATAAGGGATGGTAGGGACACAGTTTCAACCtaccaatcaaattaaacttgAATATGAACTCAAAATATCATGAAGATCTCATAAAATGCAGTGATCAATTGGATAAAAATCGAAAATGCCCCAGTAAATAAATAAGATTACCAAAGTTTGGGACTTTGACTAATGATAGTTCACAACGTGGAGATGTTATAATAAAATGCAGTTCAACAACAAATGCCCAGAGTTAACTAACTATAGATTACCAAAGTCTGAGACtttaactaataataatatttcacaaCATGAAGATGTAATAAAAATGCAATTCAACAACATGGAATCTGGAAATGCCCAGAGTAACTAACTATATATTACCAAAGTCTGAGACTTTAAACCCAAATAGTTGCTGAAACAGAGCTCTCACCCTAAGAATCCAATTCGATCAGATACCCAAATCAAAGAAACCCTTTACCTGGTGGCCGAAACAGATGCCGAGaaccttcttctccatctcATCGAGCTTCTGACAAAGCGAGCAAAGCTTGACGATCCAATCAGCGTCTGCAAACGCGTCGTGCGGGCTACCACTGATGATAAAACCGTCGTAGCTATCGAGATCCTTGTCGTCGGGGAAGTCGCCGTCGACGACTCGGAAGAGATCCCACTGCTCGCCTTCGTCGCCGAAAGTGGAGATGAATACGTTGAAGTAGCCGCCGTAAGCTTTCTTCACGAACTCGGAGTCGCACGTGGCGAGAAACA
The window above is part of the Brassica napus cultivar Da-Ae chromosome C3, Da-Ae, whole genome shotgun sequence genome. Proteins encoded here:
- the LOC125583484 gene encoding gamma-glutamyl peptidase 3-like, which produces MVVEQEHKKTKRFALFLATCDSEFVKKAYGGYFNVFISTFGDEGEQWDLFRVVDGDFPDDKDLDSYDGFIISGSPHDAFADADWIVKLCSLCQKLDEMEKKVLGICFGHQIITRVKGGKIGRARQGPDMGLRTITISKDTEKLGLYFGDEVPASLAIVKCHQDEVLELPDSATVLASSEVCQVEMFSIGDHLLCIQGHPEYNKEILFEIVDRVLNMKLMEQEFADKAKSTMETAEPDKDLWQKLCKNFLKGQI
- the LOC106424178 gene encoding early nodulin-like protein 3; translation: MGIIVPVLTLVFLLLTTMSHAASKPRVILVGGSAQAWKVPDSPSNTLNHWAENNRFKVGDILVWKYDAKVDSVLQVTKEDYDSCNTEKPLKQFNDGDTKFELDNSGAYFFISGAPNHCAKGQKIQLVVLAERNPGGGGGGSADRGAGDNPKVTPVSPPANTPAPAPAHNAAGGLDVGSGLFLAAFAIGLAMA